DNA from Bos javanicus breed banteng chromosome 1, ARS-OSU_banteng_1.0, whole genome shotgun sequence:
ATGAGAGTTTGAACACACCAAGAATATTGGACAAGGGATAAGGAGAGGCTCAGTAAATAAGAATGCAAGGGAGGTAGAATGACGCCAGATAACAtgtttctttcacttattttgtCCATGAATCATCTCTGCAGAATCTGGCATCAGGCTTTTCttctgatttctatttctttcattcctttgtcTCCTTCTGTCTCCCTGgtttttttttgtggggaggggggggtctcttccctcctccaatccttcctccctcttcttttttattcctcctttgctctttttccttccctccctccctgcctcatttcctttcagttcagctcagtcgctcagtcatgtctgactccttgctacCGCATGAATCaccgcacaccaggcctccctccctcaTTTCCTTTCACCCTcccttatttccttctttccaccattttcttccttttccttcttgtgtcatatttttctcatttctgttgtttcctttctcttttttgttcaTCTTTCTCTCTTGCTCCCTTTCTTTACTCATTAATCTTTGAATAATTTGTATGCCTGAAACACAGACTCCTCTGTGTCTTCTAGATGGTAATTCTGTAGTTCTTTTCCACAATGACACTTTCCTGCCATAAGGTATAGCTTTCATCCAAGTAATTCTTTGATACACCAGAGAACCCTGCTAGCCAGGCTGGCCATTTCAGCCATACTGGCCCTCCTTTACTTTTATAACATCAGGGCTCACTGATGTTAGCAATCTGGGCACTCTGGTCAGAGCCACAGTCCTCCTATAGGCTCATTTCCTCCAGCctactcccacccacccacctcttGAACTTCTAAACACAGACAAGCTTTTATTTACCACTGCCCTTTAATTATCTTGTGGGCTCCAAAGCCAACCATAGAAAGACGTTTGCGTTTGCTCAGCAGAGATAAACTGTATATTCCAAGGAAAATGAACTAATTAGTCAAGGGACTTTTGAAAGGGAACAGGGTACAGCTGACCTAAAAATGTCCTTTTTTCATAAGCTCTCTATTTTCTGTTAACTCCATAAGGTGATCTCCAAGGTCCTTACAACTgtcattctgtgatttttctgaCTACTGACTGTGAATACATAATTTGCATTTTGTATACAGGGACTTTCTAAGTCTGCTCCATGCCTCTTATTCACTGGCCCAGTTCTAAACAGAAAAAGGCTTTTTCTAAGTGGCAGCCCTTCTACAGGCTCTCTGTTCTGAAACTGCTCTGCTTTTCTGAGGAGTGCAGACCACCTGTGTGGAGGTGCTGATTGATAGAGTTGTTGTTCAACTACTTGAGAGGGATACGCAGAAGAAGGCAGAGGTGCTGCATTGTCCACGAAAGAGAAAAGCATAATTATTCTCTGCACTGTTTGGGAGGAAAGGTACCCTCTGTCCATCTAGCTAATTCTCTTAGAGACAAACTCCATAGAGGATCATTCTTGTCACAGGGTTGTATAGGCCAGTCTCCACCCTGCTGTTCAGAGAATtagacaggaagagaaggcccCAGTTTGGATTGGATGTGCCACATTAGCTCTCTAGCTCCCACTGTCTTTCTGTAAAGATCTTTCTCTCATCTCTCTGAGGAGAGTGTGGGACtcacactggatttttttttgtcCCAGTACAGCCCACAGTATTCCTTCACTATAAACTATCTGAAGATCACCTAAATATCACTTGCTCTGCCAATGCTCGCCCAGCCCCTATGATCTCCTGGAAGGTCTTTGGGTCAGGGATTGAGAACAGTACCGAGATCGTGTCACACCCCAATGGAACAACATCTGTCACCAGCATCCTCCAGATCAAAGACCCCAAGACACAGGTGGGGAAGGATGTGATCTGCCAGGTGCTACACCTGGGGACTGTGACCGACTACAGGGAAACTGTGAACAAAGGTAAGAGAGGTTTTCTGTGGTCACATTTGTGGACACACACCTGCAAGGTGGTGAATGCTCTGCAGAGCCTCTTGGCCTCTTAGCAAAGAAGCTGATAAGGCAGAGAATGGGATAAGtagggaaagaaaaacagttgAGGAAGCCAGTATAGCCTATTTTATTGCTTTGGCGATTGTGGTATGTTGCTCACACACTGAATGCTTTTACTGAGAGCCATTCTATTGATTTATTCTTCTGTGCTCCTGAGTATTTGTTATGCCAGAAATGTGACAGCAAGGACTCAGTCCCCAAACACAGGGAGCTTCTAGTCCAGGAAGGAATGCAGAAAGAGCTGGGCAGTTGTAAAAATGCAGGTTAAATGCTtcaataagaaagctgtggtaggAGTTTGAACCCGTTCTCCTTGCTTGACCCTGCAACAAACCATTCtctgataaaaggaaaaaaaaaaaaaaaaaaaaagaacgctgTGGTATAACATGGGAAGATTGAGAATGCAGAGAAGGAGCATCAGCTCAGTCTGGAGGGATTACAATGTTTTCTTGGAAGCAGTCACATCTGGGATGAAACCTTTGCGTAATCTACACTATGGGAAAAGGGCAATAGATCTTTCAGGAAAGAGGCCCATCTGAGTTTTCCcaacctcattttaaaataaattgcctCCTGCTCAGgacctcttttgctgtcttgtatttCCATCTAAACTGCTATCTCTGAGTCTCATTGATACAAGAGGTAAAGATGATGGGAGAGAGAATAAGAAAAGCAGTGGTCTTAGGGACAAGATGCTTCAGTGACAACAGCCATAGTTGCCTTTCTCTGCATAGTTTTGAAGCACTGACTCTGGATGAGGCACTCAGTTAACAAGCCTCCTATAAAAAGATATTGCTGCTTTTTTCAGGGTACATTGTGAACCCCAAAAGTTCATGCCTCATTGTcatgtgctcagttactcagtcatgtccaactctctgtgaccctatggactgtagcccaccagggttctctgtccatggaattttccaggcaagaatattgtcaTATACTTgtcatttcctactacaggggatctttccaactcagggatcaaacccatgtctcttgcattggcaggaggattctttaccactgttccacctgggaagcccagatagtcTCTAATGAACATGTCCTGTAGTCATTTCTGGGGTCCTTGAAAAAGCAAAGTAATCAAAAAGTaaactttagaatggactggttggatctccttgcagtccaagggactctcaagagtcttctccagcaccacagttcaaaagaatcaattcttcagcgctcagctttcttcacagtccaactctcacatccatacatgaccacaggaaaaaccacagccttgactagaagcacctttgttggcaaagtatgtctctgcttttgaatatgctatccaggttggtcataactttccttcaaaggagtaaacatcttttaatttcatggctgcatcaccatctgcagtgattttggagccccccaaaataaagtctgatactgtttccactgttttcccatctatttgacatgaagtgatgggactagatgccatgatcttcgttttctgaatgttgagctttaagccaactttttcactctcctctttcactttcatcaagaggcttttgagttcctcttcactttctgccatgagggtggtgtcatctgcatatctgaggttattgatatttctcccagcaatcttgattccagcttgtgcttcttccagcccagcatttctcatgatgtactctgcatagaagttaaataagcagggtgacaatatacagctttgatgtattccttttcttacttgtaaccagtctgttgttccatgtccagttctaactgttgcttcctgacctgtatataggtttctcaagaggctggtcaggtggtctggtattcccatctctttcagaattttccacagtttattgtgatccacacagtcaaaggctttgacatagtcaataaagcagaaatagatatttttctggaactctcttgcttttttgatgatccagcagatgttggcaatttgatctctggttcctctgacttttctaaaaccagcttgaacatctggaatttcatggttcacatattgctgaagcctggcttggagaattttgagcattactttactagcatgtgagatgagtgcaattgtgcaatagtttgatcatcctttggcattgcctttctttgggattggaatgaatactgaccttttccagtcctgtggccactgctgagttttccaaatttgctggcatattgagtgcagcacttttacatcatctttcaggatttagaatagctcaactggaattccatcacctccactagctttgttcgtagtgatgctttctaaggctcacttgacttcccattccaggatatctggctctaggtgagtgatcacaccatcgtgattatcttggtcatgaagatcttttttgtacagttctgtgtattatcttgccacctcttcctaatatcttctgattctgacagaatgtggtccactggagaagggaatggcaaaccacttcagtattcttgccttgagaaccccatgaacagtatgaaaaggcaaaatgataggatactgaaagaggaactccacaggtaggtaggtgcccaatatgctgctggagatcagtggagaaataactccaaaaagaatgaagggatggagccaaagcaaaaacaatacccagttgtggatgtgactggtgatagaagcaaggtccaatgctataaagagcaatattgcataggaacctggaatgtcaggtccatgaatcaaggcaaattggaaatggtcaaacaggagatggcaagagtgaacgttgacattctaggaatcagtgaactaaaatggactaggacgggtgaatttaactcagatggccattatatctactactgtgggaggaatcctttagaagaaatggagtagccatcatggtcaacaaaagagtccgaaatgcagtacttggatgcaatctcaaaaacaacagaatgatctctgttcatttccaaggcaaaccattcaatatcacagtaatccaagtctatgctccaaccagtaatgctgaaaaagctgaagttgaatggttctatgaagacttacatgaccttttagaactaacacccaaaaaagatgtccttttcattataggggactggaatgcaaaagtaggaagtcaagaaatacctggagtaacaggcaaatttggccttggaatacagaatgaagcaggacaaggctaatagagttttgccaagagaatgcactggtcatagcaaacaccctcttctaacaacacaagagaagactctacacatggacatcaccagatggtcaacatcaaaatcagattgattatattcttagccaaagatggagaagctctatacagtcagcaaaaacaagaccaggagctgactgtggctcagatcatgagctccttattaccaaattcagacttaaattgaagaaagtagggaaaaccactagaccattcaggtatgacctaaatcaaatcccttatgattatacagtggaagtgagaaatagatttaagggactagatctgatgaactatggacagaagttcatgacattatagaggagacaggaatcaagaccatcctcatggaaaagaaatgcaaaaaagtaaaatggctgtctggggaggccttacaaatagctgtgaaaagagaagcgaaaagcaaaggagaaaaggaaagatataagcatctgaatgcagagttccaaagaatagcaagaagagataagaaagcctttctcagcgatcaatgcaaagaaatagaggaaaacaacagaatgggaaagactagagatcacttcaagaaaattagagataccaagggaacatttcatgcaaagatgggcttgataaaggacagaaatggtacggacctaacagaagcagaagatattaagaagaggtgacaagaatacacagaagaactgtacaaaaaagatcttcacaaccaagacaATCAGTAAAATTATGACGTGAAAAATCCCATTATAAAGGTCTGGAGAAAATGCCAGAGACTCCCAAATCAGACAGTGCTTTTTCTGACTTTGTATTACACAGTGACACTGAGGAACTGATATTTAGGCTAAGTTGCATTTACTGACTACTAGATAGAAGTTTAATAACAAAGACATTGATTAGAATGAACACAAAACATGGAATTGAGTTATTCCTGGAGGTTGGAATCAtgagatttattatttttcctttatatttttctatattttccaaaaattccTCAATAAACATATTACTTTAATGGACAGTATGGCAAAGATTATGTGCTTTGAAGGCAAACAGATCTCTGACCAAGCCTTGTTCTACCAATTACTGCACTGATTTGGGGCTTAcccaacttctctgagcctcaattgtttgttttattaatctGTTAGAtggtagtaataataatacctaactCGAGCTattttgaggattaaaggagGCAACACATTCAAAGCTCTTACTACATAGTAACCACATAAAacatgttaattattattattatttaaatgctattaaaataatatGAGATCATGAATGTAGACCTTTATATATGTAAGAATAATTTTCATCGAAAGCACAACTCTAGTAGAATCTCATTACAACTATCTCTTTATTACTTTTTGCCTCTACAGCTTCCACTTATCactagtttttccttttctcctatcaATATCCACAGGCTTTTGGTTTTCAGTTCCACTGTTGTTAAGCATCGTCTCCTTGGTAATTCTTCTGGTCTTAATCTCAATTCTCCTCTATTGGAAACGTCATCGGAACCAAGATCGAGGTGAGTCCCATGGgaagtaaaaagaaggaaaaaattattgTTTAACGACAATCTGGGGTTCAAATGAAGATATAAATAAGGGAtgagtgcttagtcatgtctgactctttgtgaccctgtgaattgtagcctgccaggactcttgcctggagaatcccatggatggaggagcctggtgggctgcagtccatggggtcacgaagagtcggacacgactgagtgacttctttcacttttcactttcatgcattggagaaggaaatggcaacccactccagtgttcttgcctggagaatcccagggatggtggagcctggtgggctgccatctatgggagttgcacagagtcagacacgactgaagcgacttagcagcagcagcagcaggctcctttgtccgtgggattctccaggcaagaatgctagagtgggttgccatttccttctccagggcatcttcccaacccagggattgaacctgggtctcctgcattgcaagcggattctttaccatctgagccaccagggaagtcctaaataagGTGTgataaccatgaaattaaaagacacttgttccttggaagaaaaaatatgatgaaccttgacatcatattaaaaagcagagacatcactttgctgacaaaggtctgtatagtcaaagttagggtttttctagtagtcatgtatggatgtgagatttggaccataaaaaaggctgagcaccaaagaattgatcctttcaaactgtggtgctggagaaaacacttgagagtcccttgaattgcaaggagatcaaaccaggcaatcctaaaggaaatcaaccctgaatattcattggaaggactgatgctgaagctgaagacccaatattttggccatctgatgtgaagagtcagctcattggaaaagaacccgatgctgggaaagatcgagggcaagggacggggacaacagagaatgagatggttggttggcatcactgacttaatggatatgagtttgggcaaactccaggagacaatgaaggatagggaatcctggtgtgctgcagtccaaggggtcacaaagagtgagacatgactgagcaactgaacaacaggtcAGCTATCCCACTGAAGGGATTGTGAACTTGTCCAATGTGATCACCAACTGAGTAGTGCTTTCTATGTTATATGCTCACTATGGCTCAGACACTCTAGGACTTACACAGGGGATAATAACTTTATCGTCTCATCCTGCCCTTATACATTGTTAATTTCTTTCCATCTGCTACAACATCTATCATAGTGTCTTATGTATACTCACTAAATGTTTACTAaaagaatgaatgactgaatggaaGGGTAGATTTTCAAAGGGATTTTTTCTATTCCACTTTTTAAACTGCAAATTCAGTACCTCATAGATGCTGAATCTAAACATTATGGAAGAATAGAAAACAAGAGACACTGTCAAACCAAGAGGAGTCAGCCATAGGGGAAGAATTAAATTTCTTTGGTTTCTGAAGACACTGCATAATTTATTAAAGCTAAAGAAAAGGTGCAGTTTATGTTGTATGTACTGGGAATTTTCTAGGATGAAGTGGTGCTGTGGGAGTTTTCTCCTGCTCACATGACTGACAGAAAGGGGAGGAAAAATGTTCACTTTGagtgttatttatatttctattaaaaatatcacTTATGTGCtaccttttttcctctctttctgtctcataGAGTAACATCTTTCATGTTCTAAGCTTTTTGAACATTTAATTTTGCATAAGCCTTATATAAACACTAGATGAATTCATGTGATTTtgtaagaaaaacaacaaatcacCAGCATCAATGACCTTTTGCAGGTGTAGATAAAAGAATTTGTTCTGTAGGGGACAGGAGATTGCAAATCAGATAATCTTGCACATAAATTTAAGCCCTTAGACctccttgtgctcagtcactcagctctgtccgactctttgtgaccccatggactgtagcctgccaggctcctctgtccaggggattgtcctggcaagaatagtggagtagatTACCATTTCTttcccctggggatcttcccaacccagaaatcagggatcgaatccagtcTCCTgaggcttctgcattggcagatgaattctttagcactgagccacctgggaagcccttagctcTGTGCAAAATGTCAAAGGTGGAAAGCCAGTTGACTCTACTTTTTCcaaacattttgcttttctggtTAAAAACAGAAGTTGACTTCCTTCCCCTAATACAGTTAACAGCAGGCCTAAAATTAGAATCCTGGTCTTCTGACCTCTGCTGGAATATTCTTCCAGTTATAGTTTCCTGACTTGAAAGGCACAGTTGTTAATTGTGTTTATTTCAACCTGTGTTTGCTGATATTGCTCTATACTTCTGTAAATATATAAGCAGAAAAGTATGACATGTtcaaattcactttaaaatgtcCCCTTGAATAAGAATCTCATAATACAGTCCATTCAAGCCCAAGGTAAATTTCACTAGAAAGGGACATTTGCAAAATAATTGTTCTTAGTGTATTAAGTCTCTTATTTTCTAGGAAATATAATTGTTCAATGCCTTATTCAGTTGCTGAAGTGAAGAGAGTTAGCTTAAGGTTATTTGGTCCCATATACTTAAATAGCTAGTAAAATCAAGTGTCAGCTATGCTAGAGACAAACTCTCAAGGCTGAGAAAATACTGgtttgcagatgatgactgtagccatgaaattaaaagatgcttactccttggaaggaaagttatgaccaacctagatagcatactgaaaagcagagacattactttgccaacaaaagtccgtctagtcaaggctatggtttttcctgtggtcatgtatggatgagagttggactgtgaagaaggctgagtgccaaagaattgatgcttttgaactgtggtgttggaaaagattcttgagagtcccttggactacaaggagatccaaccagtccgttctgaaggagatcagccctgggatttctttggagggactgatgctgaagctgaaactccagtactttggccacctcatgggaagagttgactcattggaaaagaatctgatgctgggagggattgggggcaggaggagaaggggacgacagaggatgagatggctggatggcatcaccgactcaatggatgtgagtctgagtgaactccgggagttggtgatggacagggaggcctggagtgctgtgattcatggggtcgcaaatagtcggacacaactgagcgactgaactgaagaccaaaACTTAAGTAATCCAAAAatttggaagaaaaggaagaaaatcatcaaatatagtgactttttaaaatttctttaagtaAAAAATTTTGATTGTCAAATTGTGATGAAAGTGAATAGTCCTACTATATTTGcttgtcatctttaatttttattttatattggattatagttgatttacaatgtgttagtttcaggtgtacatataaagtgattcagttatacatatatctattctttttcaaattattttcccatttaggttattataaaatatctttctttacccttactttgtgtttttttctcctctctttttctttctattatcTTCTGAAACATAAAACTTTTGGATGGACAGGGAAACATGATCAGTCAAAATGACCCCAAGATTCTGGGCCTCAGTGACCTGAAAAAATGATCATGTGAATAGAAATGGAAGTGGAGAGGGGGAactgagagtgagtgagtgagtgagtgagtgagtgtgtgtgtgtgtgtgtgtgtgtgtgatcagtttgtgaagaaagaaaaagtagaggTGAATTAGTTTTTGAGCTTATTAAATATGAGTAGACAAAGAATCATCTGCATGGAGCTGCTAGTAGTAAGACAAATCTGGTAAGAAAAGTCTATTAAGTTCAAATCTTTGTTAGATAAATGACCAAAAGTATTTACTGTAGATTAAAATCACTGATTTATTGCTCACAAAAACATAAGCAAATTTACAGGTTGTAGACAGAGGGGTAATCTCTAATGACAGATGTTATTTTCATAGTCAGGCCCCTTTTCCTGTGATTTGGTGTAATGCCAGAGAGTGTTACGTTAGGTTTTTTCCAACAGTAAAACTGTTCTCTGAGGAAGGTTTGATGAGTTAGAGGCAGTTTCTGTTTGTACCATTCCTAGTGAGATCATCACAGTTATTTCTCATGAGACTACAACAATATGATAATAGATTAATAGGTTttcaaagaatgttttttttttcttttatgaatcagTACTGTATTACtaaatagaaagtgaaaagaaattaaaatttcctaGGGAAAtttcttgataatttttttctattaaaacccAGTTGATGTCATAAATTTGCCCCTTACATATACTACAAAAACATTAAGTTTGAGGTTAAGAATAATCTTTTATTTCTCATTAGCCAAACCACCAATGATTACAAGCTTCTCAGAAACAACTTCACTTTGGGGCATATTATCATGGATAATCAcctaatttttagaaatttttattgtcAGTAGCAGTCTTCTATTGTTTGGGTCATGGTTGAATTGGAAACCAATAGAAGACTTAGACAATCATGTGAAATGCATATTCcaaacttcatttttcttcaaaatatctaACTATGTCAGgtaaaagtgatttatttaaaCTCATATCTATATACTTACTTTGATTTTTCCCACTTTGCTTCACAATAACCTAATCTTATAAATGGGTTCTCTGCAATGATGATAATGGCAATGTTAGCGAAACATTATATCCTGGGTAAAATCAAGTCATTTTCTCATGTTTTAAGCTTAGAACTCTATCAAATAACAGCAGTACTCAGTAAATAATTGGTGATGCTGAAATTGGAGATTAATTGGAAGAATAATATAAAAGATACAtgtttccaaaaaaaataaaaatctttgcttTACTAATAATTGTACTTAAACTTCCCAGATGAAGGCTGGCTGAGTGGTAACTCTCAGCCCATCCCAATGTAATTATAGTTTCAAGCAGAAGAAGGGATGCTTTAAATGAGAAAAGTGTGAAGCAGTTATTATTGAACAATCTAGGTTAgaactgctgggagaaatcttGCATCACAAGGCTATCTGTCTATAAAATTTTACGCGTGAATATACCAATGCCACCCATCATATCAAAATGTCATAACAAAATCCAGTCATAAAGTAGGTGGTTAACAGACCTGAAAGTCTGGGCATTCTTGCCTGAGCTGCTCTGTGTCTTTCACCATGGAACAGATCACTGGTATTAGAAATGATGACACAATTAAAACATGCAAAACTTCGGGTTCTGGTAAAGAATTACTTAAGATTACAGAGAAAGTAAGATTAAAGGAGCCAAGATAAAATCCCAGACCTTTCACTTCACTGTTTGCCTGCCTTGTAGGGAGGCCCACATTCTCCCAGTTTAAGGGCTAGAAAGCTAAAAGTCTTGTAAGGGCCTCCATCTGTCTAGTTTGTGACCGTTCCCACCTTGATGTCCAATAAGTGAGTATCCACAGGAAACAAAGCTCAAggtcttataaataaaatacatgtggATCATTTGGAATTCTTGAGCCTGCTCTTTTACTTGTAGTCTTACATGTATTATTAAGCAAGTACAATCTTGCTTaagaatgcatgctaagtcgcttcagttgtgtccgactctgtgcgaccccatagatggcagggtcctctgtccaagcattctccaggcaagaatactgggtgggttgccatttccttctccattgcttaAGAATGATAAGCTATTATTTCCTAGAACTACTCATATCCTTTTAAAGAGAGTCACAGTGCCTCACAGCACACTGAGTCAGCGGTATCTACTTCCTCCTCTTTGCTGATGAAATAttcactggagaattctgtgTTTATTGATCCTTCTATTATCTATCTTCTGAAAATCTATTAGAATAGAAATTATAGATTTTCAAAGTT
Protein-coding regions in this window:
- the CD200 gene encoding OX-2 membrane glycoprotein isoform X4, encoding MITYSENHGVVVQPAYKDKINITQLGLMNSTITFWNTTLEDEACYKCLFNTFGSGKISGIACLTLFVQPTVFLHYKLSEDHLNITCSANARPAPMISWKVFGSGIENSTEIVSHPNGTTSVTSILQIKDPKTQVGKDVICQVLHLGTVTDYRETVNKGFWFSVPLLLSIVSLVILLVLISILLYWKRHRNQDREP